From one Cyanobacterium stanieri PCC 7202 genomic stretch:
- a CDS encoding type III restriction protein res subunit (PFAM: Helicase conserved C-terminal domain; Type III restriction enzyme, res subunit~TIGRFAM: DNA phosphorothioation system restriction enzyme~COGs: COG1061 DNA or RNA helicase of superfamily II~InterPro IPR006935:IPR001650:IPR014021:IPR014001~KEGG: cyt:cce_0895 hypothetical protein~PFAM: type III restriction protein res subunit; helicase domain protein~SMART: helicase domain protein; DEAD-like helicase~SPTR: Putative uncharacterized protein), whose amino-acid sequence MDFLSLTNQSLLTINWLKLANNYQDKNSYQIKEKSYVYRVEKQVTGTPRIPYNLILRDYQKQAVINWLRNKGRGTLKMATGSGKTITALAITTELYQQIDLQILLVICPFRHLVLQWAKEAEKFNLNPFLAFNNVNNWQKELSTKLYNVTSKKNKFLTIITTNSTFISQGFQTQLPFFPEKTLIIGDEAHNLGSPKLQTLLPKSIGLRLALSATPERYYDDDGTDALINYFGKVLQPEFTLGDAIQKKALVSYNYYPILVELTELETLQYTKLTKRIGWELSQDKTRNNYHLTALLVRRSRLIGTAKNKITALKQLMEKRLDTNGTIFYCGDGKIDYQGKTERQVDIVTRILGKELGYRVNIYSANTPLAEREIIKKQLEKGDLQGLVAIRCLDEGIDIPSIKNAVILASGSNPRQFIQRRGRVLRPAQNKTEANIFDMIVIPPHLDRETWEVEKNLLKKEIKRFIEFANLANNCHYATKKLLNLKNQFDV is encoded by the coding sequence CAGTCTTTACTAACAATTAATTGGCTTAAACTTGCGAATAATTATCAAGATAAAAATAGTTATCAAATAAAAGAAAAGTCTTACGTTTATCGAGTTGAAAAACAGGTTACAGGAACGCCAAGAATTCCTTATAATCTTATCCTCAGAGACTATCAAAAACAAGCAGTGATTAACTGGCTAAGAAATAAAGGTAGAGGCACCCTAAAAATGGCAACGGGTAGCGGAAAAACCATTACAGCCTTGGCTATCACCACAGAACTTTATCAACAAATTGATTTACAAATTCTTTTGGTTATTTGTCCTTTTCGTCATTTAGTTTTGCAATGGGCAAAGGAAGCAGAAAAATTTAATTTAAATCCGTTTCTCGCTTTTAATAATGTTAATAACTGGCAAAAAGAATTATCGACAAAATTGTATAATGTGACCAGTAAAAAAAATAAATTTTTAACTATCATTACCACCAACTCTACTTTTATTAGTCAGGGTTTTCAAACTCAGTTGCCTTTTTTTCCCGAGAAAACCTTAATTATCGGTGATGAAGCACATAATTTAGGTAGTCCAAAATTGCAAACCCTCCTGCCGAAGAGCATTGGTTTACGACTTGCCCTCTCGGCAACTCCTGAAAGGTATTATGATGATGATGGTACTGATGCTTTGATTAATTATTTTGGCAAAGTTTTACAGCCTGAATTTACTTTGGGTGATGCTATCCAAAAAAAAGCTCTCGTCAGTTATAACTATTATCCCATCCTTGTGGAGTTGACAGAATTAGAAACTTTACAATATACCAAGCTAACTAAAAGAATCGGCTGGGAATTGTCTCAGGATAAGACTCGGAATAATTATCATCTTACTGCTTTGTTGGTCAGGCGATCGCGCCTAATTGGTACTGCCAAAAATAAAATAACCGCCTTAAAACAGTTGATGGAAAAAAGACTAGACACCAACGGCACTATTTTTTATTGTGGAGACGGAAAAATAGACTACCAAGGAAAAACCGAGAGACAAGTAGATATTGTTACCCGCATCCTCGGTAAAGAATTAGGGTATCGAGTCAACATTTATAGTGCCAATACTCCCCTAGCAGAAAGAGAAATCATCAAAAAACAACTAGAAAAAGGAGATTTACAAGGGTTAGTCGCCATTCGTTGCTTAGATGAAGGAATTGATATACCCAGTATCAAAAATGCCGTTATTCTTGCCAGTGGTAGTAATCCTCGTCAGTTTATTCAGCGAAGAGGGAGGGTATTACGTCCTGCTCAAAATAAAACCGAAGCCAACATATTTGATATGATTGTTATTCCTCCTCATCTTGATCGAGAAACATGGGAAGTAGAAAAAAATTTGCTCAAAAAAGAAATCAAAAGATTTATTGAATTTGCCAATTTAGCTAATAATTGCCATTATGCCACAAAAAAATTATTAAATCTTAAAAATCAATTTGATGTGTGA
- a CDS encoding two component transcriptional regulator, LuxR family (PFAM: Response regulator receiver domain; Bacterial regulatory proteins, luxR family~COGs: COG2197 Response regulator containing a CheY-like receiver domain and an HTH DNA-binding domain~InterPro IPR001789:IPR000792~KEGG: cyt:cce_1135 two-component response regulator~PFAM: response regulator receiver; regulatory protein LuxR~SMART: response regulator receiver; regulatory protein LuxR~SPTR: Two-component response regulator) translates to MLIVHGDVHSQCVFIMALQILVTDDDLQIQNLIKDYLELEGYSVILASDGEKALSLAQKYHPHLLISDIKMPHKDGYKLVKDLRKLPEFRLLPVIFLTQQDTIEAKIHGYQAGCDVYLAKPFEPMELAAIVRHLLERSQVIQAERLFPESHRSPPPQSLDNNSSHTCVSLTNREKEVLDLIIKGYSNIQIAQELYLSPKTIEKYVANLLKKTDSQNRTELVTFAFKNNLTHT, encoded by the coding sequence TTGTTAATTGTCCATGGTGATGTCCATTCTCAATGCGTATTTATTATGGCTTTACAGATTTTAGTCACAGATGATGACTTACAAATTCAAAATTTAATCAAGGATTATCTTGAGTTAGAAGGATATTCTGTAATCTTGGCTAGTGATGGGGAAAAGGCTTTATCTTTAGCTCAAAAATACCATCCTCATCTGCTAATATCCGATATAAAAATGCCCCACAAAGATGGTTATAAACTGGTGAAAGACTTGCGAAAACTTCCTGAGTTTCGTTTGTTACCTGTTATTTTTCTGACTCAACAGGATACCATAGAGGCAAAAATTCATGGTTATCAGGCAGGGTGTGACGTTTATTTAGCCAAGCCTTTTGAACCCATGGAACTAGCTGCCATTGTACGACATCTTTTAGAAAGATCTCAAGTTATCCAAGCAGAAAGACTCTTCCCCGAAAGCCATAGAAGCCCTCCTCCTCAATCGTTGGATAATAATTCTTCTCATACTTGTGTTTCCCTGACAAATAGAGAAAAAGAGGTTTTGGATTTAATTATAAAGGGTTATTCTAATATTCAAATTGCCCAAGAGTTGTACCTTAGTCCGAAAACCATCGAAAAATATGTGGCTAATTTACTAAAAAAAACTGATTCCCAAAATCGCACCGAATTAGTTACTTTTGCTTTTAAAAATAACCTCACTCATACTTAA